A DNA window from Theobroma cacao cultivar B97-61/B2 chromosome 5, Criollo_cocoa_genome_V2, whole genome shotgun sequence contains the following coding sequences:
- the LOC18600079 gene encoding phosphoenolpyruvate carboxylase kinase 1, translated as MSETLKNKYQVCEEIGRGRFGTISRVFCPITQASFACKSIDKRLLTDPTDRECLENEPKIMTLLSPHSNIVQIHDMFESEDTLQLILELCQPYTLYDQILQPGLSESKAASYVQQIMSGLAHCHRFGIVHRDIKPDNIFFDFRGKLKIGDFGSATWLGELGTVDGLVGTPYYVAPEVVMGRAYNEKADVWSAGVVLYVMLAGVPPFYGETAEEIFEAVLRGNLRFPTRIFRSVSAEAKDLLRKMICRDVSKRLSAEQVLRHPWILNGGETTSMD; from the exons atgAGTGAAACATTGAAGAACAAGTACCAAGTATGTGAAGAGATCGGAAGAGGTCGGTTTGGAACAATATCTCGAGTGTTTTGTCCTATCACCCAAGCCTCATTCGCCTGTAAATCCATTGACAAACGCCTTCTCACAGACCCCACTGACCGAGAATGTCTCGAAAACGAGCCTAAAATCATGACCCTTTTGTCTCCTCACTCCAACATCGTACAAATCCACGATATGTTCGAATCCGAAGACACCCTTCAACTCATCCTCGAGCTTTGCCAACCTTACACTCTCTACGACCAGATTCTGCAACCGGGCTTGTCTGAATCCAAAGCCGCTTCTTACGTGCAACAGATTATGTCTGGCTTAGCTCATTGTCACAGGTTTGGTATTGTTCATAGAGATATTAAACCTGATAacattttctttgactttaGAGGTAAGTTAAAGATTGGAGATTTTGGTTCTGCTACGTGGTTAGGGGAACTTGGCACGGTCGATGGGTTGGTGGGAACTCCTTATTATGTTGCACCGGAGGTTGTGATGGGCAGAGCTTACAATGAGAAGGCCGATGTTTGGAGTGCTGGTGTCGTTTTGTATGTTATGTTAGCTGGTGTTCCACCGTTTTATGGTGAGACAGCCGAGGAGATTTTCGAGGCTGTTTTGAGAGGGAATTTGAGGTTTCCTACAAGGATTTTCAGATCAGTTTCGGCTGAGGCGAAGGACTTGTTGAGGAAGATGATCTGCAGAGATGTTTCTAAGAGATTGTCCGCAGAACAAGTTCTGA GGCACCCCTGGATCTTGAATGGAGGGGAAACAACTTCAATGGActga
- the LOC18600080 gene encoding serine/threonine-protein phosphatase PP1, which produces MEQGILDDIINRLLEVRGRPGKQVQLSESEIRQLCVVSKDIFLQQPNLLELEAPIKICGDIHGQYSDLLRLFEYGGLPPNANYLFLGDYVDRGKQSLEAICLLLAYKIKYPENFFLLRGNHECASINRIYGFYDECKRRFNVRLWKTFTECFNCLPVAALIDEKILCMHGGLSPDLNNLDQIRSLQRPTDVPDTGLLCDLLWSDPSKDVQGWGVNDRGVSFTFGPDKVSEFLQKHDLDLICRAHQVVEDGYEFFANRQLVTIFSAPNYCGEFDNAGAMMSVDETLMCSFQILKPVDKKSKFNFGSTTTAKPGNPSTGVFGSTTTAKPGNSPAGIKSFFGTKV; this is translated from the exons ATGGAGCAAGGGATTCTTGATGATATTATAAATCGGCTTTTGGAAGTTCGGGGTCGACCGGGGAAACAAGTGCAGCTATCGGAATCGGAGATCCGACAACTTTGTGTGGTGTCTAAAGATATTTTCTTACAACAACCTAATCTGTTGGAACTTGAAGCACCCATCAAGATATGTG GTGATATCCATGGTCAATATTCTGATCTTTTAAGGCTTTTTGAGTACGGTGGGTTGCCTCCGAATGCCAACTACTTATTTTTGGGGGATTATGTTGATCGAGGCAAGCAAAGTCTGGAGGCAATATGTCTTCTTCTTGCTTACAAGATAAAATACCCTGAAAATTTTTTCCTCTTGAGGGGTAACCATGAATGTGCTTCCATAAACCGCATATATGGTTTCTATGATGAGTGTAAGAGAAGATTTAATGTTAGGCTATGGAAGACATTCACAGAATGTTTTAACTGCCTACCAGTGGCAGCACTAATTGATGAGAAGATTCTGTGCATGCATGGAGGCCTTTCTCCTGATCTGAATAATTTGGACCAGATTAGAAGTTTACAGCGCCCAACTGATGTACCAGACACTGGTTTGCTTTGTGATCTTCTCTGGTCTGATCCCAGTAAAGATGTGCAAGGTTGGGGAGTGAACGACCGGGGAGTTTCATTTACTTTTGGTCCTGACAAGGTGTCAGAGTTTCTACAGAAACATGACCTAGATCTCATTTGCCGTGCCCACCAG GTTGTGGAGGATGGATATGAGTTTTTTGCCAACCGACAACTTGTAACTATATTTTCAGCACCTAACTATTGTGGGGAGTTTGATAATGCTGGAGCCATGATGAGTGTGGACGAGACTTTGATGTGCTCCTTTCAAATATTGAAGCCTGTAGATAAGAAGTCAAAGTTTAACTTCGGGAGCACAACTACAGCCAAGCCTGGGAACCCTTCAACAGGAGTCTTTGGGAGCACTACCACAGCAAAGCCTGGAAACTCTCCGGCAGGAATCAAG TCATTTTTTGGTACAAAGGTATGA